A part of Vigna radiata var. radiata cultivar VC1973A chromosome 11, Vradiata_ver6, whole genome shotgun sequence genomic DNA contains:
- the LOC106778082 gene encoding AP-1 complex subunit mu-2: MAGAASALFLLDIKGRVLIWRDYRGDVSAVDAERFFTKLIEKQADPQSQDPVVLDNGVTYMFVQHSNVYIMIATRQNCNAASLLFFLHRIVDVFKHYFEELEEESLRDNFVVVYELLDEIMDFGYPQYTEAQILSEFIKTDAYRMEVTQRPPMAVTNAVSWRSEGINYKKNEVFLDVVENVNILVNSNGQIIRSDVVGALKMRTYLSGMPECKLGLNDRVLLEAQGRTTKGKAIDLEDIKFHQCVRLARFENDRTISFIPPDGSFDLMTYRLSTQVKPLIWVEASVEKHSKSRIEIMVKARSQFKERSTATNVEIELPVPVDATNPNVRTSMGSASYAPEKDALIWKIRSFPGGKEYMLRAEFRLPSITDEDATPERKAPISVKFEIPYFTVSGIQVRYLKIIEKSGYQALPWVRYITMAGEYELRLI; the protein is encoded by the exons ATGGCAGGGGCAGCCTCGGCTCTGTTCCTACTCGACATCAAAGGCCGCGTCCTTATCTGGCGCGACTACCGAGGCGATGTCTCCGCCGTCGACGCGGAACGCTTCTTCACCAAGCTCATCGAGAAACAG GCCGATCCGCAGTCTCAAGATCCGGTCGTGCTCGACAACGGCGTGACCTACATGTTCGTTCAGCATAGCAACGTCTACATCATGATAGCCACCAGACAGAACTGCAATGCCGCCAGCCTCCTCTTCTTCCTGCACCGAATCGTCGAC GTGTTTAAGCACTACTTCGAAGAATTGGAAGAGGAATCGCTTAGGGACAACTTCGTCGTCGTG TATGAACTACTTGATGAGATTATGGACTTTGGCTATCCTCAGTACACCGAGGCGCAAATTCTTAGTGAGTTTATCAAGACTGATGCTTATAGAATGGAAGTTACGCAGAGACCTCCCATGGCTGTGACTAATGCCGTGTCTTGGCGCAGCGAAGGGATAAACTATAAGAAAAATGAG GTTTTCTTGGATGTGGTGGAGAATGTTAATATACTTGTCAATAGCAATGGACAAATAATTCGATCTGACGTTGTTGGGGCGTTGAAGATGAGAACGTATTTGAG TGGTATGCCTGAGTGCAAACTTGGCTTAAATGATAGAGTATTGTTAGAGGCacaaggtagaacaacaaaggGAAAGGCTATTGACTTAGAAGACATCAAATTTCATCA GTGTGTGCGTTTGGCTCGATTTGAAAATGATAGAACAATTTCCTTTATACCACCTGATGGGTCGTTTGATTTGATGACATACAGGCTCAGTACACAG gttaaGCCTTTAATTTGGGTGGAAGCAAGTGTTGAAAAGCATTCAAAGAGTCGGATTGAGATTATGGTGAAAGCAAGGAGTCAATTTAAGGAGCGTAG CACTGCCACAAATGTGGAGATTGAGTTGCCAGTGCCTGTTGATGCAACAAATCCTAATGTTCGAACTTCAATGGGATCTGCATCATATGCACCTGAAAAGGATGCGTTAATCTGGAAAATTAGATCCTTCCCTGGAGGCAAA GAATATATGTTGAGAGCAGAGTTTCGTCTTCCAAGTATAACAGATGAGGATGCAACTCCTGAGAGAAAAGCCCCTATAAGTGTCAAATTTGAAATACCATACTTTACCGTTTCTGGCATACAG gttAGATATTTGAAGATTATTGAGAAAAGTGGTTATCAGGCTCTTCCATGGGTGAGATACATAACGATGGCTGGAGAGTACGAACTACGGCTTATTTAA